In Paenibacillus guangzhouensis, a single window of DNA contains:
- a CDS encoding sensor histidine kinase: MRPMIDFYQKHFKQKLFNKILMIYSLITIVSLATLSVFVFTYYSNNQIKKELDANNHVLSSIGSYLDARHAASQQIIQQIYQDGSSTLLDDALSFLRNSFSDYLDERLSQFSDTGIRRRDVFNFLRIQLNTFSDIRTIGLYSSKKNFILLLTKDTQTYYPVNHDLQNVLNQYVITPKSITTVSNITNLTTLETDGNLIIDYNSDGIYRAFQNNWSEMKGYVLVLTPNGNVVFDSSNRYYGAKYPYMSQLNSSSSTQQFEEPSYVNVQTTNRFGYWIVGVIPKREMSDSMVGLRNTLMLVTSLVIVAAMGLTYFTIVNFSRRTRTIVRAMEKLRSGDLSVRITMEKEDELFQIADRFNHMTEDLTRYIDRVYVSEIRQKQAELVAFQAQIKPHFLYNTLEAIRMRALSYQAEDVGEMIYILSTLFRYSVRRDTIVPLENEIEYCSLYLDLFRIRYMQNFSYEIDIEPELMSLRVLKLSIQPIIENYIVHGLVMSRTDNRIWIQAAMEDDVLMITIKDNGSGIAPEKLESIRQKLNTEVTEEAASQSIGLMNTHERIKICFGPTYGIRVESVPGQGTLITMKIPASQGGELYA, translated from the coding sequence ATGCGTCCGATGATTGACTTCTACCAGAAACACTTCAAACAAAAATTGTTCAATAAAATCTTGATGATCTACTCCCTGATCACGATCGTGTCGCTGGCGACGCTATCCGTCTTCGTCTTTACGTATTACAGCAACAATCAGATCAAAAAAGAGCTGGATGCGAACAACCATGTGCTGTCGAGCATCGGCAGCTATCTAGATGCGCGCCATGCGGCTTCCCAGCAGATTATTCAGCAGATTTATCAAGATGGCTCTTCTACCCTGCTGGATGACGCGCTGTCATTTCTGAGAAATAGCTTCTCGGATTATTTGGATGAACGACTGTCGCAATTCAGCGATACCGGCATTCGAAGGCGAGATGTGTTCAATTTCCTGCGCATACAGTTGAATACGTTCTCAGACATTCGGACAATCGGACTCTACAGCTCCAAGAAAAATTTTATTCTGCTCCTTACGAAAGACACGCAGACCTACTATCCGGTGAACCATGACCTCCAGAACGTCCTAAACCAATATGTCATTACGCCCAAGAGCATCACGACCGTCAGCAACATTACGAATCTGACGACGCTAGAGACGGACGGCAATCTTATCATCGACTATAATTCCGACGGGATCTATCGCGCGTTCCAGAATAATTGGAGCGAAATGAAGGGCTATGTGCTCGTCCTAACACCGAACGGCAACGTCGTCTTCGATTCTTCGAATCGATATTACGGCGCCAAATATCCATATATGTCACAGCTCAACTCGTCCTCCTCCACCCAACAATTCGAGGAACCTTCCTATGTGAATGTGCAGACGACGAATCGTTTCGGATATTGGATCGTCGGCGTCATTCCGAAGCGCGAGATGTCGGATAGTATGGTTGGCCTAAGGAATACGTTAATGCTCGTCACGAGCCTCGTCATCGTTGCCGCGATGGGCCTGACGTATTTTACGATCGTGAATTTCTCCAGGCGGACGAGAACGATAGTACGGGCGATGGAGAAGCTGCGCAGCGGAGATTTATCCGTACGGATTACGATGGAGAAGGAAGATGAGCTCTTCCAGATCGCGGATCGCTTCAACCATATGACCGAAGATTTGACGCGATATATCGACCGTGTCTATGTCTCGGAGATCAGGCAGAAGCAAGCGGAGCTGGTGGCGTTCCAAGCGCAGATCAAACCGCATTTTCTGTACAACACGCTCGAAGCGATTCGCATGCGAGCCCTCTCCTATCAAGCGGAGGATGTCGGCGAGATGATCTACATTCTGTCGACGTTATTCCGGTACTCTGTACGGCGCGATACAATCGTCCCGCTCGAAAATGAGATCGAATATTGCAGCCTGTATCTGGACCTGTTCCGCATTCGCTATATGCAAAATTTCTCGTATGAGATCGATATTGAACCGGAGCTGATGAGCCTGCGAGTGCTGAAGCTGTCCATTCAACCGATCATTGAGAATTACATCGTACATGGGCTGGTCATGTCACGTACCGATAATCGCATCTGGATTCAAGCCGCCATGGAAGATGACGTGCTCATGATCACGATCAAGGATAACGGCAGTGGCATCGCGCCCGAGAAGCTCGAGTCCATTAGGCAGAAGCTGAATACCGAGGTGACCGAGGAAGCAGCCAGCCAATCGATCGGTCTGATGAATACGCATGAACGGATTAAAATCTGCTTCGGTCCTACTTATGGCATACGGGTGGAGTCGGTTCCGGGCCAAGGCACTCTGATTACGATGAAAATACCAGCAAGCCAAGGAGGAGAACTATATGCGTAA
- a CDS encoding ABC transporter permease yields MKGLMRWLKLVGRNKALLLMVLPGFVWFLLFCYLPMPGALIAFKDYQFSRDGFLASMIESDWVGFKNFEYLFKTEDAYLIVRNTLLYNTAFIILGTFFAVLVAIVISEIANKKLAKIYQTGMFLPHFLSWVIVSYFVFSFLSVDKGVLNQFLTWIGLDPEFWYSETKFWPYILIIVNLWKGVGYGSVIYLAAIVGIDKSYFEAAMIDGASKWQQIRNITIPMITPIIVIMFILAVGGIFRADFGLFYQVPRDTGALYPVTNVIDTFVYRGLKVTGNIGMSTAAGLYQAVVGFILVLTTNFIVRKINKEQALF; encoded by the coding sequence ATGAAAGGTTTAATGCGCTGGCTGAAGCTGGTTGGCCGTAATAAAGCTCTGCTCCTGATGGTACTGCCGGGATTCGTATGGTTTCTGCTCTTCTGTTACTTGCCGATGCCGGGAGCATTAATTGCATTCAAGGATTATCAGTTCAGCCGAGACGGATTCTTAGCGAGCATGATCGAGAGTGATTGGGTCGGGTTCAAAAACTTCGAGTACCTGTTCAAGACGGAGGACGCTTATCTGATCGTGCGGAACACACTGCTCTACAACACTGCCTTTATCATTCTCGGGACATTTTTCGCCGTGCTTGTCGCGATTGTCATTAGTGAGATTGCGAACAAGAAGCTGGCCAAAATTTATCAAACCGGCATGTTCCTGCCGCATTTTCTATCGTGGGTTATCGTGAGTTACTTCGTATTCAGCTTCCTAAGCGTGGATAAAGGGGTACTGAACCAGTTCTTGACCTGGATCGGCCTAGATCCGGAATTCTGGTATTCGGAGACGAAGTTCTGGCCGTACATTCTCATTATCGTAAACCTGTGGAAGGGTGTCGGATACGGCAGCGTCATCTATTTGGCGGCGATTGTCGGTATCGACAAGTCGTATTTCGAAGCGGCGATGATCGACGGGGCCAGCAAATGGCAGCAAATTCGCAACATTACGATTCCGATGATTACACCGATTATCGTTATCATGTTCATCCTCGCTGTAGGGGGTATTTTCCGGGCGGACTTCGGACTGTTCTATCAAGTGCCGCGCGATACCGGCGCACTCTATCCGGTTACGAATGTCATTGACACGTTCGTCTATCGCGGACTGAAGGTCACGGGCAATATTGGCATGAGTACCGCAGCGGGACTCTATCAAGCGGTGGTCGGCTTCATTCTTGTCTTAACCACGAACTTTATCGTACGCAAAATTAACAAAGAACAAGCGTTATTCTAA
- a CDS encoding carbohydrate ABC transporter permease, producing MEHRTAVDPHPQANKHAAKKLRNIHHLSPFWNAIAHLGIGLFSLACVYPFLFVVVLSFTDETALAKNGYSIIPEKWSVDAYTYLFKTGDQLLRSYGVTLFITVVGTLLTLIIVSLYAYAISRSYFHFRGFFSFVAFFTMLFGGGLVPSYIVVTQVLHLKDTMWALILPMCVSAFSILIMRTFFKTMVPDAIIESGKIDGAGEFRVFLYLVLPISLPGLATIGLFAALGYWNDWFNALLYIDDARLLPLQSLLMKVETNIQFILQNAGLAGAGDRTDMVRTLPAETTRMAMVVLATVPIIFAYPFFQRYFVQGLTIGAVKE from the coding sequence TTGGAACATCGAACCGCCGTTGATCCACACCCGCAAGCAAATAAGCACGCAGCGAAGAAGCTTCGGAACATTCACCATTTGTCACCGTTCTGGAATGCTATAGCACATCTTGGGATCGGATTATTTTCACTCGCTTGCGTCTATCCGTTTTTGTTCGTAGTCGTGCTATCCTTCACGGATGAGACGGCGTTAGCAAAGAATGGGTATTCCATTATTCCGGAGAAGTGGTCCGTCGATGCTTACACTTACCTGTTCAAAACAGGCGATCAGCTGCTTCGATCCTACGGGGTCACGCTGTTCATCACCGTCGTAGGAACGCTGCTCACTCTGATCATCGTGTCCTTATATGCGTATGCGATTTCCCGCAGTTACTTTCATTTTCGAGGTTTTTTCTCCTTCGTTGCCTTCTTCACGATGCTGTTCGGGGGCGGGTTAGTCCCATCTTATATCGTCGTGACGCAGGTGCTGCATTTGAAGGATACGATGTGGGCGTTAATTCTCCCGATGTGCGTCAGTGCATTCTCGATCTTGATTATGCGAACCTTCTTCAAGACGATGGTGCCTGATGCCATTATCGAATCGGGCAAAATTGACGGTGCAGGCGAATTCCGCGTCTTCCTGTACCTGGTGTTACCGATTTCTCTGCCGGGCCTAGCAACGATTGGATTGTTCGCAGCCCTTGGATATTGGAACGACTGGTTCAACGCGCTGCTCTATATTGACGATGCAAGATTGCTGCCGTTGCAATCCTTACTGATGAAGGTAGAGACGAATATCCAATTTATTCTCCAAAATGCGGGATTGGCAGGTGCAGGGGACCGAACCGATATGGTTCGAACGTTGCCGGCCGAGACGACACGGATGGCGATGGTTGTGCTGGCTACCGTGCCGATCATATTCGCATATCCTTTCTTCCAGCGTTATTTCGTGCAAGGTTTGACGATTGGCGCGGTGAAGGAATAG
- a CDS encoding ABC transporter substrate-binding protein: protein MRKSVLLVLTFIMLASVALAGCGSSKDAKPSEGTKDTGTTDTQQTTQEKKADPVTLLWYTIGGPQKDQDKVLTEVNKYLQEKINVKLDMKVIDWGDYSQKMQVIAASGEPFDIAFTSSWAFNYVEGARKGYFLELDDLINQHGQGIKEVLNPAFLEGSKVNGHNYAIPTNKELPAQAVWRFNKNLVDKYKLDITKATTLESLAPMLKAVKEGEPDVYPIPSNIGMYLPFDFALEGIPVGVSMNTTDFKMVNIWESAEAKQVFKTMREYYQAGYLPPDVATKQGNDFEKTGKWLVDKQHTVPFADIQWSDSMKYPIVSTPMHEPLVFNWSVTGSMQAISSKTKYPQQAMEFLNLLNTDKYLRNLINNGIEGVHYKRLTEDTYEPIPDSGYSMPSFTLGNMFLLDKLKADPADKWEQYKKFNDSAKNAPLLGFQFDPTNVMTEIANVKNAVDEFGPSFNTGSVDPEKMLPKAIEKLKAQGIDKIIAEAQRQLDAWRASK, encoded by the coding sequence ATGAGAAAAAGTGTACTACTCGTATTGACCTTCATCATGCTTGCTTCAGTTGCGCTTGCAGGCTGCGGCAGCAGCAAGGATGCCAAACCCAGCGAGGGAACGAAAGACACAGGAACGACCGATACGCAGCAAACGACGCAAGAGAAGAAAGCTGATCCAGTGACGCTGTTATGGTATACCATTGGCGGTCCGCAGAAAGACCAAGATAAAGTACTTACTGAGGTTAATAAATATTTGCAAGAGAAAATCAACGTGAAGCTGGATATGAAAGTTATCGATTGGGGCGACTATTCGCAGAAAATGCAAGTTATCGCCGCTTCGGGTGAGCCGTTCGATATCGCGTTCACGAGTTCATGGGCCTTCAACTATGTGGAGGGGGCACGAAAAGGCTATTTCCTAGAGTTGGATGACTTGATCAACCAACATGGCCAAGGCATCAAGGAAGTGCTGAACCCGGCGTTCCTCGAAGGTTCTAAGGTCAACGGCCATAACTATGCGATTCCAACGAATAAAGAGCTTCCGGCACAAGCCGTGTGGCGGTTCAACAAGAACCTGGTCGACAAATACAAATTAGACATTACAAAAGCAACAACACTGGAGAGCCTCGCACCGATGCTGAAGGCTGTCAAGGAAGGCGAACCGGATGTGTATCCGATTCCTTCGAACATTGGGATGTACCTTCCGTTTGATTTTGCATTAGAAGGCATTCCGGTTGGAGTGTCTATGAACACAACGGATTTCAAGATGGTGAATATTTGGGAGTCAGCAGAAGCGAAGCAAGTGTTCAAAACGATGCGCGAGTACTACCAAGCGGGATACTTGCCGCCGGATGTAGCGACGAAGCAAGGTAATGATTTCGAGAAGACGGGCAAATGGCTCGTGGATAAGCAGCACACCGTACCATTCGCCGACATTCAATGGTCAGACAGCATGAAGTATCCAATCGTCTCGACCCCAATGCATGAGCCGCTCGTATTCAACTGGTCTGTAACGGGCTCGATGCAGGCGATTTCATCCAAAACCAAATATCCGCAGCAAGCGATGGAGTTCTTGAATTTGCTGAATACGGATAAATATCTGCGCAACTTGATTAATAACGGGATTGAAGGCGTGCACTACAAACGTCTGACGGAAGATACGTACGAGCCGATACCGGATTCCGGCTACAGCATGCCGTCCTTCACGCTTGGCAACATGTTCTTGCTTGATAAACTCAAAGCTGATCCAGCGGATAAGTGGGAGCAATATAAGAAATTCAATGATTCTGCGAAAAATGCACCGCTGCTTGGGTTCCAATTCGACCCAACGAATGTCATGACAGAAATCGCGAACGTGAAGAATGCGGTCGATGAATTCGGTCCTTCCTTCAACACAGGTTCGGTAGATCCAGAGAAAATGCTGCCAAAAGCGATTGAGAAGCTGAAGGCGCAAGGCATCGATAAGATTATTGCAGAAGCACAGAGGCAGCTTGACGCTTGGCGCGCAAGCAAATAA
- a CDS encoding fatty acid desaturase, whose translation MTQASVAHLKKEMVPYEKSSLKTSIRQMLNTIVPLILLWIAAYASLSVSYWLTLPIAIVASGFVIRTFIIFHDCCHQSFFKSRRANDILGTITGVLTLVPYQQWKNSHSIHHATSSNLDKRGVGDMWVMTVDEYIAAPTLQRLAYRFYRNPFVMLVLGPIFIFVISYRFNRKGAKRKERLNTYLMNVLIVALYALLCWAIGWQAFLLVQVPIIFVSGMLGIWLFYVQHQFEDSYFEHEDEWSYVLAAVEGSSYYKLPKVLQWITGNIGFHHVHHLSPKVPNYLLEQAHDETPPLQHATTITLRTSLESLRFRLWDEERKTFVSFKQIRHLLKKPAHTVSVQPVKNRRPSVQSK comes from the coding sequence ATGACACAAGCGAGCGTCGCTCATTTGAAGAAAGAAATGGTTCCCTATGAGAAGAGCAGCTTAAAGACGAGTATTCGTCAGATGTTGAATACAATTGTACCTTTAATTTTGTTATGGATTGCGGCCTACGCTAGTCTGTCCGTATCGTACTGGCTTACGCTGCCAATCGCGATCGTCGCATCGGGGTTTGTGATTCGCACGTTTATTATTTTTCATGACTGCTGTCATCAATCCTTCTTCAAGAGCCGCCGGGCCAATGATATTCTCGGTACGATCACCGGTGTGTTGACACTTGTTCCGTATCAGCAATGGAAGAACAGCCATTCGATTCACCATGCAACGAGCAGCAACCTCGACAAACGGGGCGTTGGCGATATGTGGGTGATGACGGTGGATGAATATATCGCAGCACCAACGCTGCAGCGTCTGGCTTACCGATTCTATCGCAATCCGTTCGTTATGCTGGTTCTTGGACCGATTTTTATCTTTGTTATTAGCTACCGGTTCAATCGCAAAGGCGCGAAGCGGAAAGAACGCCTGAACACCTATCTGATGAATGTACTCATCGTAGCGCTCTACGCACTGCTATGCTGGGCCATTGGTTGGCAGGCATTCCTCTTGGTTCAGGTTCCGATTATTTTCGTATCGGGTATGCTCGGCATTTGGTTATTCTACGTGCAGCATCAGTTCGAGGATTCGTACTTCGAGCATGAGGATGAGTGGAGTTATGTGCTTGCTGCCGTGGAAGGAAGCTCATATTATAAGCTGCCGAAGGTATTGCAGTGGATCACTGGCAACATCGGGTTCCACCACGTTCATCACCTTAGCCCGAAGGTGCCGAACTACCTGCTGGAGCAAGCGCATGACGAGACACCGCCATTGCAGCATGCGACGACGATCACGCTCCGCACAAGCTTGGAATCGCTGCGGTTCCGTCTATGGGACGAAGAGCGCAAGACCTTCGTGAGCTTCAAGCAAATCAGGCATTTGCTGAAGAAGCCGGCCCATACGGTCTCTGTGCAACCTGTGAAAAATCGCCGGCCAAGCGTGCAAAGCAAGTAA
- a CDS encoding sensor histidine kinase produces MQKWYQIFHRSTGLSPYVWVVFYILPFYFIFRSSSPYEVAMGIIMILAFFGCYVLSFVSKGWLVYFWTSIQILISITMTILFGYVYFGLFLAFFIGNIHHRVGFITLYTIHLITTLVTINIGFVTKNPIMITQIPFVLVSLIAVILLPVTTYFRNKREKLEVQLEDANKRISELVKLEERQRIARDLHDTLGQKLSLIGLKSDLAGKLITKDPASALAEIQDVRQTARHALKEVREMVTQMRGTSLEDEMFRVKQILKAAFIECHVEGDLKLTNTSLLVENVISMCLKEAVTNVVKHSSASLCDIRIMPSRTELTIQVMDNGVGLTNEAMCRRGNGLRGMKERLEFVNGSMEIRSESGTTLTIRVPNIVNQPEKEVVV; encoded by the coding sequence TTGCAGAAATGGTATCAAATTTTCCACCGCAGTACGGGGCTTAGTCCGTATGTGTGGGTTGTCTTCTACATTCTCCCGTTCTACTTCATATTCCGCTCGTCGTCTCCTTACGAGGTGGCGATGGGGATCATTATGATATTGGCCTTTTTCGGCTGCTATGTGCTGTCCTTTGTCTCCAAAGGATGGCTTGTCTATTTCTGGACATCGATTCAAATTCTGATCTCGATCACGATGACCATATTGTTCGGTTATGTTTATTTCGGTCTGTTCCTGGCGTTCTTCATTGGGAATATTCATCATCGGGTCGGATTTATTACCTTGTATACGATTCATTTGATTACGACACTCGTTACGATCAACATCGGGTTCGTGACGAAAAATCCGATTATGATTACGCAGATTCCATTCGTTCTGGTCAGCTTGATCGCCGTTATTCTGCTGCCTGTGACGACGTATTTCCGGAACAAGCGCGAGAAGCTGGAAGTGCAGCTCGAGGACGCGAACAAACGGATCTCTGAGCTGGTGAAGCTGGAGGAGCGGCAGCGGATTGCTCGGGATTTGCACGATACGCTTGGACAGAAACTATCGTTAATCGGATTAAAAAGCGACCTCGCGGGAAAGCTCATCACGAAGGACCCGGCAAGCGCGCTCGCTGAGATTCAAGACGTGCGTCAGACGGCAAGACATGCGCTGAAGGAAGTGCGGGAAATGGTCACGCAAATGCGAGGAACGAGTCTGGAAGACGAGATGTTCCGCGTGAAGCAGATTCTGAAGGCGGCCTTCATCGAATGCCATGTCGAGGGCGACCTCAAGCTTACCAACACTTCGCTGCTCGTCGAGAACGTCATTAGCATGTGCCTGAAGGAAGCCGTGACGAATGTGGTCAAACATAGCAGCGCGTCGCTCTGCGATATTCGTATCATGCCTTCGCGGACAGAACTCACGATACAAGTTATGGACAATGGTGTGGGGTTAACGAATGAAGCGATGTGCAGACGGGGGAACGGATTGCGCGGGATGAAGGAACGGCTTGAATTCGTGAACGGAAGCATGGAGATTCGTTCCGAATCCGGGACGACCCTAACCATTCGTGTACCGAATATCGTGAATCAACCGGAAAAGGAGGTGGTCGTATGA